A single Thermogemmatispora onikobensis DNA region contains:
- a CDS encoding response regulator transcription factor, which produces MAQKILIIEDEEGIIHLLNLYLKDAGYSVVAAHDAADGLALHAREKPDLVILDIMLPGLDGFEVCRRIRSWSSTPILILTARGDEDDRIRGLDLGADDYLVKPFSPRELVSRVRAILRRTSGGGSEGNGGQEKRESEVLRFPGLTIDLPARRVEVDGREVALTPTEFDLLALLARSPDRVFTREMLMNKVWGYDYLGDGHIIDVHISALRKKIETNAERRYIKTVWRVGYKFDATGALKGTR; this is translated from the coding sequence ATGGCACAGAAAATCCTCATCATAGAAGACGAAGAGGGTATCATCCATTTACTCAATCTGTACCTCAAAGATGCGGGCTACAGTGTCGTCGCGGCCCACGATGCGGCGGATGGGTTGGCCCTCCACGCCCGCGAGAAGCCGGACCTGGTCATTCTCGACATCATGCTGCCGGGGCTGGACGGCTTCGAAGTCTGTCGTCGCATTCGTTCCTGGTCCTCCACACCTATTCTCATCCTGACGGCCCGTGGTGACGAAGACGATCGCATTCGGGGTCTGGACCTCGGAGCCGACGATTACCTGGTCAAGCCCTTCAGCCCGCGTGAGCTGGTCAGTCGCGTGCGGGCCATCCTGCGTCGCACCAGCGGAGGCGGTAGCGAGGGCAATGGTGGCCAGGAGAAGCGCGAAAGCGAAGTGCTGCGCTTCCCCGGCCTGACCATTGATCTGCCCGCGCGGCGCGTTGAAGTTGACGGGCGCGAAGTTGCCCTCACTCCGACCGAGTTCGACCTGCTCGCTCTGCTGGCGCGCTCGCCCGATCGCGTCTTTACCCGTGAGATGCTCATGAACAAAGTCTGGGGCTACGACTACCTGGGGGATGGTCACATCATTGACGTCCACATCAGCGCCCTGCGCAAGAAGATTGAAACCAATGCCGAGAGGCGCTACATCAAGACCGTCTGGCGCGTTGGCTACAAATTTGACGCCACTGGCGCCCTCAAAGGAACACGCTAG